The following coding sequences are from one Megachile rotundata isolate GNS110a chromosome 13, iyMegRotu1, whole genome shotgun sequence window:
- the Vmat gene encoding vesicular monoamine transporter has translation MSSGEWSGWLQRCRESRKLILVIVAIALLLDNMLLTTVVPIIPEFLYDIKHPNATLSQHLEGDGRTTVGIAQTTGTTITTVSSASGRINMTKCEDINGRLNESQVEFLHATTFPSIDATTIGNNGGTGLSEKEEKEQRHRELLEETVAVGIMFASKAFVQLLANPIVGPLTHKIGYSIPMFTGFVIMFLSTLIFAFGRSYGILFLARALQGIGSSCSSVSGMGMLAERFQDDKERGNAMGIALGGLALGVLIGPPFGGVMYEFVGKSAPFLVLSALALGDGILQLLVLQPSVVYTETEPPSLKSLITDPYIVLAAGAITFANMGIAMLEPSLPIWMMDTMGASRWKQGATFLPASISYLIGTNLFGPLGHRMGRWLASLIGLVVIGICLMCIPLARSIDHLIVPNAGLGFAIGMVDSSMMPELGYLMDIRHSAVYGSVYAIGDVAFCLGFAVGPALSGTLVNSIGFEWMLFGIAILNFLYAPLLYFLRAPPTKEEKKSLIIGEKSSVRYVTYQNEEEEQ, from the exons ATGAGTAGCGGAGAATGGAGCGGTTGGTTGCAACGATGTCGGGAATCGCGAAAACTGATTCTCGTGATCGTCGCGATCGCCCTGCTCTTGGACAATATGCTCCTGACCACGGTCG TGCCCATCATACCGGAATTCCTCTACGACATCAAGCATCCTAACGCCACGTTGAGCCAACATCTGGAAGGAGATGGACGAACGACGGTGGGAATCGCTCAGACTACAGGCACCACGATCACGACCGTGTCCTCTGCATCCGGTCGAATCAACATGACAAAATGCGAGGACATTAACGGCAGATTGAACGAGTCCCAAGTGGAGTTCCTTCACGCGACCACTTTTCCTAGCATCGATGCAACGACGATCG GAAACAATGGAGGAACGGGCTTGTCGGAGAAGGAAGAAAAGGAGCAGAGACACCGCGAATTGCTGGAAGAGACGGTGGCCGTCGGCATAATGTTCGCGTCGAAAGCTTTCGTTCAGCTGTTGGCCAACCCGATCGTCGGTCCGCTCACTCACAA AATCGGGTATAGCATACCAATGTTCACCGGATTCGTCATCATGTTTCTTTCCACGCTGATATTCGCGTTCGGACGAAGCTACGGTATCCTTTTCTTAGCGAGGGCGTTGCAAGGAATCGGATCCTCGTGCTCGAGCGTGTCAG GTATGGGTATGTTGGCCGAGAGGTTCCAAGACGACAAGGAGCGCGGAAACGCGATGGGCATCGCGCTGGGAGGCTTAGCCCTCGGGGTTCTAATCGGCCCACCGTTCGGTGGTGTCATGTACGAATTCGTCGGGAAATCTGCTCCGTTCTTGGTTCTTTCCGCTTTGGCTCTTGGCGATGGAA TTTTGCAGCTTCTGGTGCTTCAGCCGTCCGTCGTGTACACAGAAACGGAACCTCCGTCTTTGAAGAGTCTGATCACCGATCCCTACATCGTGCTAGCTGCCG GCGCCATCACGTTCGCCAACATGGGTATCGCTATGCTGGAGCCTAGTCTTCCGATTTGGATGATGGACACGATGGGTGCGAGCAGATGGAAGCAAGGAGCCACGTTCTTACCGGCGAGCATCAGTTACTTGATCGGTACTAATCTCTTCGGGCCGCTGGGACACAGGATGGGCAG GTGGTTAGCTTCTCTGATCGGACTGGTCGTCATTGGCATTTGCTTGATGTGC ATCCCGTTAGCTAGAAGCATCGATCATCTGATTGTACCGAACGCAGGCTTGGGATTCGCGATCGGCATGGTGGACAGTTCAATGATGCCTGAACTGGGATATTTGATGGACATTAGACACAGCGCCGTGTATGGAAGCGTTTACGCTATCGGAGACGTTGCGTTCTGTTTAGGTTTCGCCGTGG GACCCGCACTCAGCGGCACGTTGGTCAACAGTATCGGTTTCGAGTGGATGTTATTCGGCATCGCAATTTTGAACTTCCTCTACGCTCCGCTGTTATACTTTTTGAGAGCACCGCCGACCAAGGAGGAGAAGAAG TCGTTGATCATCGGCGAGAAATCGTCTGTGCGCTACGTAACGTACCAGAACGAAGAGGAGGAGCAATAA
- the LOC100880652 gene encoding odorant receptor 63a → MLPALYGLRKRQTGRATSRAQMKRETASFDRSIGFNLFLLRLAGVISRGERSVERRALACLAFFCMSVYSVSYVYEFLRRDGRSNANLETFTLITSFVGVQTRFAMLLLHRGTCQTMLTECELLWSRLNSREKKVVGNYARRSNRLAITYVVNCQLTIFAYVAVALVTSWLPDDSNVARDAVNASNVSLDLENARHLPYAFFLEVRGSPWYEIACVLQFFSVTSVGLTSVGVDTTAAMFALIACGHLDVIRSRVESLRSVDSNSVQEDLRNSLIHHQVILEFCERIERCTNVILLTQMMLSTYNVSLVGFKLVGDDPNKFKYVTQLLIAVIQLLLCNWPADVLLAKSQAIAVAAYNSPWYRWSASSRTPIAVLLVRAQKPARLTAGKFVVLSLDTFGSMISTSVSFFTVVRSMN, encoded by the exons ATGCTCCCCGCCCTGTACGGACTCCGAAAGAGACAGACGGGTCGCGCGACGAGTCGAGCACAGATGAAACGCGAAACAGCGAGCTTCGATCGGTCGATCGGTTTCAACTTGTTCCTTTTGAGACTGGCCGGGGTGATCTCGCGCGGGGAACGATCGGTCGAAAGACGTGCGTTGGCGTGCTTGGCGTTCTTCTGCATGTCCGTTTACAGCGTCTCGTACGTGTACGAGTTTCTGAGACGCGACGGCCGTTCGAACGCCAACTTGGAAACCTTCACGCTGATCACGTCGTTCGTGGGAGTGCAGACGAGGTTCGCGATGTTGCTGCTGCACCGTGGCACCTGTCAGACGATGTTGACCGAGTGCGAGCTGCTCTGGTCGAGATTGAACTCGCGGGAGAAAAAAGTCGTTGGAAATTACGCGAGGAGATCGAACCGACTGGCCATTACGTACGTCGTCAATTGCCAACTGACCATTTTCGCGTACGTGGCGGTCGCTCTGGTCACCTCCTGGTTGCCCGACGACTCGAACGTGGCTCGCGACGCGGTAAACGCTAGCAACGTTTCTCTGGATCTCGAAAACGCGCGACATTTGCCGTACGCGTTTTTCCTGGAGGTTCGAGGGAGCCCGTGGTACGAGATCGCGTGCGTTCTTCAGTTCTTTTCGGTGACCAGCGTCGGCTTGACCAGCGTCGGAGTAGACACGACCGCCGCCATGTTCGCGTTGATCGCTTGCGGCCACCTGGACGTGATACGATCGAGGGTCGAAAGCTTGCGCTCCGTTGATTCGAACAGCGTACAGGAGGACCTTCGAAATTCTTTGATCCATCATCAAGTGATACTCGA ATTTTGCGAGCGAATCGAACGTTGCACGAACGTGATACTTCTGACGCAAATGATGCTCAGCACGTACAACGTTTCCCTGGTCGGCTTCAAGTTAGTCGGG GACGATCCTAACAAGTTCAAGTACGTCACGCAACTGCTGATCGCCGTGATTCAATTGCTCTTATGCAACTGGCCCGCGGATGTTCTTCTCGCGAAG AGCCAAGCTATCGCCGTCGCCGCGTACAACTCGCCTTGGTACCGATGGTCCGCCAGCTCGCGGACGCCGATCGCCGTTCTGCTGGTCAGAGCCCAGAAACCGGCTCGCTTGACCGCCGGGAAATTCGTCGTACTCTCGTTGGACACTTTCGGCTCG ATGATATCCACCTCGGTGTCGTTCTTCACCGTCGTCAGAAGCATGAATTAG
- the Mgat2 gene encoding alpha-1,6-mannosyl-glycoprotein 2-beta-N-acetylglucosaminyltransferase isoform X1 — MRGSSFLGTIRSVRGTFLRTLVFVFLATFLWLQLHVINLTGRDSGGQSSSNETLFALVPQELHRFLKERRNGSSTLANASAETLTELEIAEIRRNIEKANAEQRVYNEESFGPLANDAPVIVIQVHTRLTYLRHLIVSLAQAKGIEQTLLVFSHDVWHPDINYLVQSVDFCRVMQIFYPHSIQTHPRSFPGEEPNDCPRNIRKEQALSLGCTNAKHPDLYGHYREAKFTQTKHHWWWKANRVFDQLSITRNHTGMVLFLEEDHYVAEDFLHVLRLMERTCRHSCERCNVLSLGTYLKTYNYFADFSRKFLGVNSALQKEFLRGLKRRETSTGRRSTRNEDIGGVKAFPSHDIPTDGSSTGNVTAAGNGALLLTVVDRNARTAHSAPAWAFQLLPDLYNHYQKAEVIPWISSKHNMGMAFNRVTWNKLRKCAAQFCSYDDYNWDWSLQHVAQTCLPPSKGAGIAPRTESGLVTMMMRAPRVFHIGECGVHHKKTNCESTTVIAKVQNVLKAARDHLFPTQLTLTVAGTAKKTKLRKGNGGWGDVRDHRLCWNITVYPDLLLP; from the exons ATGAGAG GATCCTCGTTTTTGGGGACCATAAGATCCGTGCGTGGAACCTTCTTGAGGACGCTCGTTTTCGTCTTCCTGGCAACGTTCCTGTGGCTTCAGCTTCACGTGATCAACCTGACCGGTCGGGACTCCGGCGGACAATCCTCGTCGAACGAGACGTTGTTCGCTCTCGTGCCGCAAGAACTGCACAG GTTTCTGAAGGAACGTCGAAACGGTTCGTCGACGTTGGCGAACGCGAGCGCGGAAACGCTAACCGAGCTCGAGATAGCGGAAATTCGACGCAACATAGAGAAAGCGAACGCCGAGCAAAGGGTGTACAATGAGGAGTCGTTCGGTCCGTTGGCCAACGACGCTCCCGTGATAGTGATCCAGGTGCACACGCGACTCACCTACCTCAGACACCTGATCGTCTCGTTGGCTCAAGCCAAGGGCATCGAACAGACCCTCCTCGTCTTCAGTCACGACGTCTGGCACCCGGACATCAACTATCTCGTGCAGAGCGTCGACTTTTGCCGCGTCATGCAAATCTTTTATCCTCACAGCATACAAACTCATCCTCGAAGCTTTCCCGGCGAGGAGCCGAACGACTGTCCGCGAAACATACGCAAAGAACA GGCCTTGAGTCTCGGCTGCACCAACGCCAAACACCCGGACCTCTATGGACACTACAGGGAGGCCAAGTTCACTCAGACCAAACACCACTGGTGGTGGAAGGCGAACCGAGTCTTCGATCAACTGTCCATCACCCGGAATCACACCGGAATGGTGCTTTTTCTCGAGGAGGATCATTACGTCGCCGAAGACTTTCTACACGTATTGAGACTGATGGAACGCACCTGTAGGCACAGCTGCGAGAGATGCAACGTCCTATCCTTGGGCACCTATCTCAAGACTTACAATTACTTTGCCGACTTTAGTCGAAAG TTCCTTGGCGTCAACAGCGCTCTGCAAAAGGAGTTCCTGCGTGGATTAAAGAGGCGGGAAACGTCGACGGGACGGCGGTCGACGAGAAACGAAGACATCGGCGGTGTCAAGGCATTCCCTAGCCATGACATCCCCACCGACGGGAGCAGCACCGGGAACGTCACCGCTGCCGGAAACGGCGCTCTTCTCTTAACCGTCGTCGATCGGAACGCGCGCACGGCGCACTCTGCTCCCGCATGGGCTTTCCAGCTCCTACCCGATCTCTACAATCATTATCAAAAG GCCGAGGTGATCCCGTGGATCTCGagcaaacataatatgggaatGGCGTTCAATCGCGTCACGTGGAATAAACTGAGAAAGTGCGCGGCCCAGTTTTGCTCCTACGACGATTACAATTGGGACTGGAGCCTTCAACACGTCGCGCAGACTTGTCTACCACCGAGCAAAGGAGCCGGGATCGCCCCCCGCACGGAGTCCGGTTTGGTCACGATGATGATGAGAGCACCCAGAGTTTTTCACATCGGCGAATG CGGAGTCCATCACAAGAAGACCAATTGCGAATCGACCACAGTCATAGCAAAGGTTCAGAACGTTCTAAAGGCCGCCCGAGATCATCTGTTTCCTACGCAACTGACGCTTACCGTAGCCGGTACCGCGAAAAAGACAAAGCTCCGGAAGGGCAACGGTGGATGGGGCGACGTCCGAGATCATCGGCTCTGTTGGAACATCACCGTTTATCCGGATCTACTGCTACCCTGA
- the Mgat2 gene encoding alpha-1,6-mannosyl-glycoprotein 2-beta-N-acetylglucosaminyltransferase isoform X2, whose product MRGSSFLGTIRSVRGTFLRTLVFVFLATFLWLQLHVINLTGRDSGGQSSSNETLFALVPQELHRFLKERRNGSSTLANASAETLTELEIAEIRRNIEKANAEQRVYNEESFGPLANDAPVIVIQVHTRLTYLRHLIVSLAQAKGIEQTLLVFSHDVWHPDINYLVQSVDFCRVMQIFYPHSIQTHPRSFPGEEPNDCPRNIRKEQALSLGCTNAKHPDLYGHYREAKFTQTKHHWWWKANRVFDQLSITRNHTGMVLFLEEDHYVAEDFLHVLRLMERTCRHSCERCNVLSLGTYLKTYNYFADFSRKAEVIPWISSKHNMGMAFNRVTWNKLRKCAAQFCSYDDYNWDWSLQHVAQTCLPPSKGAGIAPRTESGLVTMMMRAPRVFHIGECGVHHKKTNCESTTVIAKVQNVLKAARDHLFPTQLTLTVAGTAKKTKLRKGNGGWGDVRDHRLCWNITVYPDLLLP is encoded by the exons ATGAGAG GATCCTCGTTTTTGGGGACCATAAGATCCGTGCGTGGAACCTTCTTGAGGACGCTCGTTTTCGTCTTCCTGGCAACGTTCCTGTGGCTTCAGCTTCACGTGATCAACCTGACCGGTCGGGACTCCGGCGGACAATCCTCGTCGAACGAGACGTTGTTCGCTCTCGTGCCGCAAGAACTGCACAG GTTTCTGAAGGAACGTCGAAACGGTTCGTCGACGTTGGCGAACGCGAGCGCGGAAACGCTAACCGAGCTCGAGATAGCGGAAATTCGACGCAACATAGAGAAAGCGAACGCCGAGCAAAGGGTGTACAATGAGGAGTCGTTCGGTCCGTTGGCCAACGACGCTCCCGTGATAGTGATCCAGGTGCACACGCGACTCACCTACCTCAGACACCTGATCGTCTCGTTGGCTCAAGCCAAGGGCATCGAACAGACCCTCCTCGTCTTCAGTCACGACGTCTGGCACCCGGACATCAACTATCTCGTGCAGAGCGTCGACTTTTGCCGCGTCATGCAAATCTTTTATCCTCACAGCATACAAACTCATCCTCGAAGCTTTCCCGGCGAGGAGCCGAACGACTGTCCGCGAAACATACGCAAAGAACA GGCCTTGAGTCTCGGCTGCACCAACGCCAAACACCCGGACCTCTATGGACACTACAGGGAGGCCAAGTTCACTCAGACCAAACACCACTGGTGGTGGAAGGCGAACCGAGTCTTCGATCAACTGTCCATCACCCGGAATCACACCGGAATGGTGCTTTTTCTCGAGGAGGATCATTACGTCGCCGAAGACTTTCTACACGTATTGAGACTGATGGAACGCACCTGTAGGCACAGCTGCGAGAGATGCAACGTCCTATCCTTGGGCACCTATCTCAAGACTTACAATTACTTTGCCGACTTTAGTCGAAAG GCCGAGGTGATCCCGTGGATCTCGagcaaacataatatgggaatGGCGTTCAATCGCGTCACGTGGAATAAACTGAGAAAGTGCGCGGCCCAGTTTTGCTCCTACGACGATTACAATTGGGACTGGAGCCTTCAACACGTCGCGCAGACTTGTCTACCACCGAGCAAAGGAGCCGGGATCGCCCCCCGCACGGAGTCCGGTTTGGTCACGATGATGATGAGAGCACCCAGAGTTTTTCACATCGGCGAATG CGGAGTCCATCACAAGAAGACCAATTGCGAATCGACCACAGTCATAGCAAAGGTTCAGAACGTTCTAAAGGCCGCCCGAGATCATCTGTTTCCTACGCAACTGACGCTTACCGTAGCCGGTACCGCGAAAAAGACAAAGCTCCGGAAGGGCAACGGTGGATGGGGCGACGTCCGAGATCATCGGCTCTGTTGGAACATCACCGTTTATCCGGATCTACTGCTACCCTGA
- the LOC100882598 gene encoding protein D2, producing the protein MLSNGHVFTLTMKYSVLIGILTYGVLAVVADTRSEFEAAKIVPDVVDVAPTDKIEVKYGEKAIEFGTELTPMETQKAPEIHYKNEGGVLYTLIMTDPDVPSTKGYRREFCHWLVGNIPEEKIEKGEVLAEYVGPAPPKGSGKHRYVFLVYKQNQGAITFDERRLSNRDGQRRKRFSAKKFAEKYNLEGPLSGNFMKVEYDDNVPAYAKLLGF; encoded by the exons ATGCTGAGCAACGGACACGTTTTTACACTAACGATGAAGTACTCCGTGTTAATAG GGATCCTCACCTATGGCGTCTTGGCCGTGGTCGCGGATACTCGATCGGAATTCGAAGCAGCGAAGATCGTGCCGGACGTTGTAGACGTGGCGCCTACCGACAAGATCGAG GTAAAGTATGGGGAGAAGGCGATCGAGTTTGGTACCGAGCTGACACCGATGGAGACGCAAAAGGCTCCAGAAATCCACTACAAGAACGAAGGGGGTGTACTTTACACGTTGATAATGACTG ATCCAGACGTGCCGTCAACGAAAGGATACAGACGCGAATTTTGTCACTGGCTGGTTGGAAATATTCCTGAAGAAAAAATCGAGAAGGGAGAAGTACTAGCAGAGTACGTCGGTCCAGCTCCGCCGAAAGGCTCGGGCAAGCATCGGTACGTGTTCCTCGTTTACAAGCAAAACCAAGGAGCGATCACGTTCGACGAGAGAAGACTCAGCAACAG GGACGGTCAGCGCCGTAAGCGATTCTCCGCGAAGAAGTTTGCTGAGAAATACAATTTGGAGGGTCCACTATCTGGCAACTTCATGAAGGTGGAGTACGACGATAACGTCCCGGCGTACGCGAaacttttgggattttaa